A genomic window from Solanum dulcamara chromosome 11, daSolDulc1.2, whole genome shotgun sequence includes:
- the LOC129872427 gene encoding uncharacterized protein LOC129872427 produces the protein MTGEEEFNIAANIMIPVENPESSQNMDNIQNDEKMAHMAQELEILREELCQVRDLAKLSATTFPSFKMPSYFPRADLPPADSPNMPKRAPVHGQAPLAHPSAIRTTPDLPTQDPVTPTYPVINQIFGAHTVVPYDSQILPVYAVEAPTFMIPARVKVPYEVDQYAEMEKDARLKENKSIDAQLRGLRKALKNLQVTRGTESLDYDDLCIHPDIDMPVGYKPPKFDVFDGKSDPHAHLRAYCDKLVGVGRNEKLRMKLFIRSLYGEALAWYTRQDPRKWYNWQEMAEDFMNRFRFNTEITADRFSLANIQKKPSEDFQEYAQYWRTEAARVQPPLDDSELSKYFIRAQEGIYFDKMMSMMGQKFAELVKMGDFIEEGIKSGKIQSMAALQAASKAIQSGSMGGIKKKREDVSVVNYQHGGQSHQYPNNPQIVAHTPYTSYPEYYSQLRENTPDPIPYNFDGNKRCAYHSGIQGHDTEDCYGLKNQVETLIRRGIIKCTPTPPNVNNNPLLNHENREVNMISLEEEYNLGETIAPVWNAEEVATASPVQPIITVQLKEPLTVQTYLPRVVVTTTVARKAEFDTKGVPWDYKTEAKGKMIDAAVAHGMTRSGRCYALEDLNRGVLGKELNPKKNVTDAEVTEFWRKMQPKNYSVEEQLKKTSAHISIVSLLMSSEVHRNALMEVLNGVCIPKETTSETLDATIGRVVESNKISFHDNELPTEGIGHNKALHIAVKCRDKIVTRVLIDGGSGCNICPFTTLRVLGLNMRDIEESRVKVRAFDGAQRSVIRQIHLTLQVGPKEFPILFQVMDVSSNYNLLLGRPWVHMAKAVPSTLHQCVKFEWGHAEVTVHGELNHPIYSVNSVPVTEELDGATFYNLEIMQAVRVDEKLELVGMKLSGAAKMVAAEMLKYGYQPKTGLGPRANGIVEPIQVKHQKGTTRLRYGSTSRRVHNRGSIKTTFVPEQVPILAHASDDDIVEGIGNLFMAMIGEEEEIDLRKLSIRDSKPGESLQNWTISPSLF, from the exons ATGACAGGTGAAGAAGAATTTAACATTGCTGCAAACATAATGATACCAGTAGAAAATCCTGAAAGTTCTCAAAATATGGACAATATCCAAAATGATGAGAAGATGGCTCATATGGCACAAGAGCTTGAGATTTTGAGAGAGGAACTATGTCAAGTGCGAGACTTGGCCAAGCTTTCGGCTACTACCTTCCCAAGTTTCAAGATGCCCAGCTACTTCCCTAGAGCTGACCTGCCTCCTGCAGATTCTCCAAACATGCCTAAACGTGCTCCTGTTCATGGTCAAGCGCCATTAGCTCATCCGTCTGCAATCAGGACTACTCCTGACCTTCCCACTCAAGACCCCGTCACACCTACCTACCCAGTGATAAACCAGATATTTGGAGCACACACCGTCGTTCCTTATGATTCACAGATCCTGCCTGTATATGCTGTTGAGGCCCCTACTTTCATGATACCGGCTAGGGTCAAAGTCCCATATGAGGTTGACCAATATGCAGAAATGGAGAAGGATGCTCGATTGAAAGAAAATAAGTCAATAGACGCTCAACTTCGAGGTCTAAGAAAGGCGTTGAAAAACCTTCAAGTCACTAGGGGAACAGAGAGCCTAGATTATGATGACTTATGCATCCACCCAGATATTGACATGCCAGTAGGATATAAACCCCCAAAGTTTGACGTATTTGATGGAAAGAGCGATCCTCACGCACATCTGAGGGCATACTGTGACAAGTTAGTCGGTGTAGGGAGAAATGAAAAGCTAAGAATGAAGTTGTTCATTCGAAGTCTATATGGAGAAGCGTTGGCTTGGTATACACGCCAGGATCCTCGCAAATGGTATAACTGGCAGGAAATGGCTGAGGATTTCATGAATCGATTCAGATTTAATACCGAAATCACTGCGGACAGGTTCTCATTAGCCAACATACAAAAGAAACCATCGGAGGACTTCCAGGAGTATGCACAATATTGGAGAACCGAGGCTGCAAGGGTTCAACCACCGCTCGATGATAGTGAGctctcaaaatactttattcgAGCCCAAGAAGGTATCTACTTTGACAAGATGATGTCAATGATGGGCCAAAAGTTTGCAGAATTGGTCAAGATGGGAGATTTTATAGAGGAAGGCATCAAATCAGGTAAAATTCAGTCCATGGCTGCATTGCAAGCTGCAAGTAAGGCCATACAATCAGGATCCATGGGTGGCATCAAGAAGAAAAGGGAGGATGTTTCAGTCGTCAATTACCAACATGGAGGACAATCCCACCAATACCCCAACAATCCTCAAATTGTTGCACATACTCCATACACCTCATACCCG GAGTACTACAGCCAGTTGAGGGAAAACACCCCCGACCCAATCCCTTACAATTTTGATGGAAACAAGCGATGCGCTTACCACTCGGGAATCCAAGGGCATGACACAGAAGATTGTTATGGCTTGAAAAACCAGGTTGAGACGTTGATCAGAAGAGGAATAATAAAATGCACTCCAACACCTCCGAATGTGAACAACAACCCTTTGCTAAATCATGAGAATCGAGAAGTCAACATGATTTCTCTAGAAGAAGAGTACAACTTAGGAGAAACCATCGCGCCTGTCTGGAACGCCGAAGAAGTTGCCACTGCATCTCCAGTGCAACCTATTATCACTGTTCAGCTAAAGGAACCTCTTACTGTCCAAACATATCTCCCGAGAGTTGTAGTAACCACTACAGTTGCTAGAAAGGCTGAGTTTGACACCAAAGGAGTCCCATGGGATTATAAAACAGAAGCCAAGGGCAAGATGATTGACGCCGCTGTGGCTCATGGAATGACTAGGTCGGGAAGGTGCTATGCTCTAGAGGATCTGAATCGAGGAGTTCTTGGGAAGGAACTGAATCCCAAGAAGAATGTTACCGATGCTGAAGTCAcggaattttggagaaagatgCAGCCAAAAAACTATTCAGTTGAAGAGCAACTGAAGAAGACATCGGCTCATATATCCATAGTGTCTTTACTAATGAGTTCTGAGGTACATAGGAATGCTTTGATGGAGGTGTTAAATGGGGTTTGCATTCCAAAAGAGACCACAAGTGAAACCTTAGATGCAACAATTGGACGAGTGGTGGAATCTAACAAAATCTCTTtccatgataatgagctaccaACAGAAGGGATTGGACACAACAAAGCACTTCATATCGCGGTCAAATGTCGTGATAAGATTGTGACCCGAGTTCTGATTGATGGCGGTTCTGGATGTAATATCTGCCCTTTCACAACTCTAAGAGTTTTAGGTTTAAATATGAGAGATATAGAGGAAAGTCGTGTAAAGGTTAGAGCTTTTGATGGAGCACAGAGAAGCGTCATTAGACAAATCCATCTCACATTGCAAGTGGGACCAAAAGAATTCCCTATCTTATTTCAAGTGATGGATGTGTCATCGAACTACAACCTGCTGCTGGGAAGACCATGGGTCCATATGGCAAAAGCagttccttcaactcttcatCAATGTGTAAAGTTTGAGTGGGGTCACGCAGAAGTTACTGTTCATGGGGAGCTCAATCACCCTATCTATTCTGTAAATTCTGTTCCAGTAACTGAGGAATTAGATGGAGCCACTTTTTAcaatttagaaatcatgcaagCTGTGAGGGTTGACGAGAAGTTAGAGTTGGTTGGTATGAAATTATCAGGGGCAGCGAAGATGGTCGCAGCAGAGATGTTGAAATACGGGTATCAACCTAAGACAGGACTTGGACCCAGGGCCAATGGCATAGTAGAACCCATCCAGGTGAAGCATCAGAAAGGTACCACTAGACTCAGATATGGATCTACATCGAGACGAGTCCACAACAGGGGATCCATCAAGACAACGTTTGTACCAGAGCAAGTTCCGATTCTAGCTCACGCATCTGACGATGACATAGTAGAAGGAATAGGAAATTTGTTCATGGCCATGAttggagaagaggaagagatAGATCTCCGCAAATTGAGCATCCGTGATTCCAAGCCTGGAGAAAGCTTGCAGAATTGGACCATCAGTCCATCCCTGTTTTAA